One part of the Sporosarcina ureae genome encodes these proteins:
- a CDS encoding DUF3006 domain-containing protein, translating into MTKGQRYTLDRIDDGFYVFLYYENEQKELVIPVTELSAELTEGDVVELFIEDAHYKVRILQEETEDLQKKVENLLEKLKNKK; encoded by the coding sequence ATGACAAAAGGTCAACGATACACATTAGATCGAATTGATGACGGTTTTTATGTCTTTTTGTATTATGAGAATGAGCAGAAAGAACTTGTGATTCCTGTAACTGAACTATCTGCTGAGTTGACTGAAGGGGATGTAGTAGAACTCTTCATCGAGGACGCGCATTATAAAGTTCGTATCTTACAAGAAGAAACCGAGGATCTACAAAAGAAAGTTGAAAATCTATTGGAAAAATTAAAAAACAAGAAGTAA
- a CDS encoding S-layer homology domain-containing protein, with protein MKKILYSLFIVVLMLGVFPQQQAFAKGFPDVSQYTDEIQFLTDIKIITGYPDGTFKPKDNLTRLQAVTMILREKQITDFTAPDPGFTDLKKGNHGYEKVAKAVQLGFISGKTHTNGSKYFDASAPLTRGQMAKILVQGYQLPKTKDVYFTDVSDLNGFKDDISVLASENITTGYLDGSFGPNNKLTRQHFAVFMARMMNPSFKPMPNMQVHFIDVGQGDSILIQSPDGKNMLIDAGTALDAPKVIAFLKSRNIKTLDIALATHPHADHIGGFEEVLNTFTVKQFIDSGNVHTTATYVNLLTLIDKKNIPFSVAQTGDVIALDPAIKLNVLHTDDRAIDHNAASIVTRLAYDNVSFLFTGDADERVEKEMIGQSNLKSTYLKVGHHGSRTSTSADFLAAVKPQAAILSYGKNNIYGHPHAETVKRLKDASIKSYATETAGTITVTTNGTAHSVTTSLTKPVPVPKPVPKPDPKPVPKPDPKPVPKPNPKPDVNSGLYVIPGAPTSFKNCTEMRKSYPNGVKKGHPAYASKHDRDKDGWACER; from the coding sequence TTGAAGAAGATTTTGTATTCATTATTTATCGTGGTACTGATGCTCGGTGTATTTCCGCAGCAACAAGCTTTTGCTAAAGGATTTCCAGACGTTTCACAATATACGGATGAAATCCAATTTCTCACGGATATAAAAATCATTACAGGATATCCAGACGGAACATTTAAACCGAAAGACAATCTAACTCGCTTACAAGCTGTTACTATGATTTTGCGAGAAAAACAGATTACTGATTTCACAGCACCAGACCCTGGCTTCACTGATTTGAAGAAAGGGAATCACGGCTATGAAAAAGTTGCAAAGGCCGTGCAATTAGGTTTTATATCTGGAAAGACCCATACAAACGGTTCAAAGTACTTTGATGCTTCGGCTCCGTTGACACGCGGACAAATGGCAAAAATCTTAGTTCAAGGCTATCAGTTACCTAAAACCAAAGATGTATACTTTACAGATGTTAGTGATCTAAATGGATTTAAAGATGATATCAGTGTCTTAGCTTCTGAAAATATCACTACAGGCTATTTGGATGGTTCATTCGGACCGAATAATAAATTGACGAGACAACATTTCGCAGTCTTTATGGCGCGAATGATGAATCCGAGTTTTAAGCCGATGCCAAATATGCAAGTTCACTTCATCGACGTGGGTCAAGGGGATTCTATTCTGATCCAATCGCCAGACGGCAAAAATATGTTGATTGATGCGGGAACTGCGCTCGACGCACCTAAAGTCATTGCCTTCCTGAAATCTCGAAATATCAAAACGTTAGACATCGCGCTGGCTACACATCCACATGCTGATCATATTGGTGGTTTTGAAGAAGTCCTTAACACTTTTACAGTAAAACAATTTATCGACAGTGGGAATGTTCATACGACTGCAACATATGTTAATTTACTTACATTAATCGACAAAAAGAATATCCCATTCTCAGTAGCACAAACAGGTGACGTAATCGCTCTCGACCCTGCGATTAAACTGAATGTACTGCACACAGATGACCGAGCAATTGATCATAACGCCGCTTCCATTGTCACACGACTAGCGTATGACAATGTCAGTTTCTTATTTACAGGTGATGCGGATGAACGTGTAGAGAAAGAAATGATTGGTCAATCTAATCTAAAGAGCACGTATTTGAAAGTAGGTCATCATGGTTCACGGACAAGTACTTCTGCTGATTTTCTTGCAGCTGTGAAGCCACAGGCCGCCATATTGTCTTATGGGAAAAATAATATATATGGACATCCACATGCAGAAACCGTCAAACGTTTAAAAGATGCGAGTATAAAATCCTATGCTACGGAAACTGCAGGTACGATTACAGTGACTACGAACGGCACAGCCCATTCTGTTACTACATCACTGACAAAACCCGTGCCAGTTCCTAAGCCTGTACCAAAGCCTGACCCTAAACCCGTACCAAAACCTGATCCTAAGCCTGTACCAAAGCCTAACCCTAAACCAGATGTCAATTCAGGGTTGTACGTCATACCGGGTGCGCCTACTTCATTCAAGAATTGTACCGAGATGCGAAAATCCTATCCAAACGGTGTAAAAAAAGGTCATCCGGCATATGCTAGTAAGCATGATCGAGATAAAGATGGGTGGGCATGCGAACGATGA
- the mgsA gene encoding methylglyoxal synthase, with protein MNIALIAHDEKKAELVNFAIAYEQIFAKHTLYATGTTGLRIMEETDLSITRLNSGPLGGDQQIGAMIATGQLDLVLFFRDPLTAQPHEPDVSALLRLCDVYGIPLATNLASAELLLRAIEKGYFSWRETAAKYQ; from the coding sequence TTGAACATTGCTTTGATTGCGCATGATGAAAAAAAGGCTGAATTGGTCAATTTCGCCATTGCTTATGAGCAGATTTTTGCTAAACATACCCTTTATGCAACGGGCACAACAGGATTACGCATTATGGAAGAAACAGATCTATCCATTACACGACTGAATTCAGGACCGCTTGGTGGCGATCAACAGATCGGTGCCATGATTGCGACCGGACAGCTTGATTTGGTTTTATTCTTCCGTGATCCGCTTACAGCTCAACCACATGAGCCGGACGTCAGTGCTTTACTTCGATTATGTGATGTCTATGGGATTCCGCTAGCTACGAACTTGGCTTCAGCAGAGTTACTATTGCGCGCCATAGAAAAAGGCTATTTCTCTTGGAGAGAAACAGCCGCTAAGTATCAATAA
- a CDS encoding YhzD family protein, with product MMKTYKLTAYEKNGSLITEETFSAESDDAAKEQGNQMLIEKDLLDRTHRLASPLGKLLLFHT from the coding sequence ATGATGAAAACTTACAAACTTACTGCTTACGAAAAAAACGGTTCACTCATTACAGAAGAGACCTTCTCTGCAGAATCAGATGACGCAGCAAAAGAACAAGGTAATCAGATGCTGATCGAAAAAGATCTGCTTGACCGAACACATCGCTTGGCTTCTCCACTTGGGAAACTATTATTATTCCATACGTAA
- a CDS encoding DUF445 domain-containing protein encodes MAFIGALIGGVTNHLAIKMLFRPHEAKYIGKTRLPFTPGLIPKRRNELATQLGKTVTNYLLTPDLFRKKMLTPGMEKRVETFIQSKMDKYVLQSDKTLSDWLELAGAQALPEQVEDKLVTLIDQQLYDMKVKVTTGTVEEVMPLRWQQQIEERIPLASDFVLQRASQFVDSAEGRQTFQKLIDDFLASKGTFGGMLNMFFGESESLVGKVQREALRFIEAPGTKDLLDQLIWKEWQNVQQQPMEQLTSGFDFDSVFASVRKYALDQLALRERLDHSLSHYWPQGSTWTAANVTPQIVSFLFAQAESQLEESLKKLKLDEMVKEQVDTFPVAVLEDLVLGISRREFKMITVLGAFLGGIIGIVQGIIALTLNGL; translated from the coding sequence ATGGCGTTTATTGGCGCATTGATCGGTGGGGTAACGAATCATCTGGCGATTAAGATGCTGTTCAGACCACATGAAGCAAAATACATTGGAAAAACCCGATTGCCATTTACACCCGGCTTGATCCCGAAACGCCGAAATGAATTGGCAACGCAGCTTGGAAAAACGGTAACAAATTATTTGCTGACACCTGACCTGTTCAGGAAAAAGATGTTGACGCCTGGAATGGAAAAGCGTGTAGAAACGTTTATTCAAAGTAAAATGGATAAATATGTACTGCAATCAGATAAAACATTGAGCGACTGGCTCGAGCTTGCAGGTGCTCAAGCACTTCCTGAGCAAGTCGAAGATAAGTTAGTCACATTGATCGATCAGCAGCTATATGATATGAAGGTAAAAGTAACAACAGGTACAGTGGAAGAAGTCATGCCGCTTCGTTGGCAACAACAAATCGAAGAAAGAATTCCTTTAGCTTCTGATTTTGTATTGCAACGTGCAAGTCAATTTGTAGATTCGGCAGAAGGAAGACAGACATTCCAAAAGCTGATTGATGACTTCTTGGCTTCAAAAGGGACATTCGGCGGTATGCTCAATATGTTTTTTGGAGAATCGGAATCACTTGTCGGCAAGGTTCAGCGAGAAGCACTTCGATTTATAGAAGCTCCTGGAACAAAAGATTTATTGGATCAACTGATTTGGAAAGAGTGGCAGAATGTCCAGCAGCAACCGATGGAACAGTTGACGTCTGGCTTTGACTTTGATAGTGTTTTTGCTTCAGTAAGAAAATATGCACTGGATCAATTGGCACTACGAGAAAGACTAGATCACAGCTTGTCACATTACTGGCCACAAGGATCTACTTGGACGGCTGCTAATGTAACACCACAGATTGTCAGCTTTTTATTCGCTCAGGCAGAGTCGCAGCTTGAAGAATCATTAAAGAAGTTAAAACTCGATGAAATGGTGAAAGAGCAAGTAGACACGTTCCCAGTGGCAGTACTAGAAGATTTGGTGCTGGGGATTTCACGCAGAGAGTTTAAGATGATCACGGTTCTAGGCGCATTTCTTGGTGGGATCATTGGAATCGTGCAAGGAATTATTGCACTTACACTAAATGGATTGTAG
- a CDS encoding DUF5342 family protein, which yields MLQHFNHKKMFADTDLPGWTISFYYQNKQYKGDYHKDGTVNWTNGTPPDEENVLKMVHDLMTFHVYE from the coding sequence ATGCTACAACACTTCAACCATAAAAAGATGTTCGCGGACACTGATTTGCCTGGATGGACGATCTCATTTTATTACCAAAACAAGCAATACAAAGGTGACTACCACAAAGACGGCACGGTCAACTGGACAAACGGCACGCCACCTGACGAAGAAAATGTTCTCAAAATGGTGCACGATCTCATGACTTTCCACGTTTATGAATGA
- a CDS encoding ferritin-like domain-containing protein, with amino-acid sequence MFVTQLRNAVEEKYKTYFYYKSMYQLTNDLLWQEFIRHAYEDEKSHYEMFQQLYYILTNEFVPNPKKPAPCTNFKESAKNALVFELESVEQCKELFLTIPSEEAYDPIFIALHDDMEHAIRMSTIFNGTK; translated from the coding sequence GTGTTTGTTACTCAACTACGCAATGCGGTAGAGGAAAAGTATAAAACGTATTTTTATTATAAGTCCATGTATCAGCTGACGAATGATTTGCTATGGCAGGAATTCATTCGCCACGCGTATGAGGATGAAAAAAGTCATTATGAGATGTTCCAGCAATTGTATTATATTCTAACAAACGAGTTTGTGCCGAATCCGAAAAAGCCGGCGCCTTGTACTAATTTTAAAGAGTCAGCTAAAAATGCGCTAGTTTTCGAACTCGAATCAGTAGAGCAATGTAAAGAATTGTTTTTGACCATTCCTTCTGAAGAGGCATATGATCCGATTTTTATCGCTTTACATGATGATATGGAGCATGCGATTCGAATGTCTACCATATTTAATGGAACGAAGTAA
- a CDS encoding helical backbone metal receptor, translating into MKKELIDHLGRTVVYNFPPKRIVTLCPGITETLFGIGLENEIVGRTRYCIYPEHAKSVPAVAGTKDLKLDMIHEVQPDLIIMEKEENTKEMVETLAEFYPVYVAEVQTIPDAYRMITDMGALTDREQQSESLVSEIKQAFSELPTLPAARVAYVIWRKPYMVAGKDTYINSLLQKLGFITPFAESADRYPVVTEEQFKEANLDLVLLSSEPYPFKEKQQVQFQEMLPDSAIQLIDGEMFWYGVRMLEGAKYFKDFSFDV; encoded by the coding sequence TTGAAGAAAGAACTGATTGACCACTTGGGAAGAACCGTTGTTTATAATTTTCCACCGAAACGAATCGTTACCTTATGTCCAGGTATTACAGAAACATTATTCGGAATTGGTTTGGAAAATGAAATTGTCGGACGCACACGATATTGTATCTATCCAGAACATGCAAAAAGTGTTCCAGCTGTAGCAGGGACGAAAGATCTGAAGTTGGACATGATACATGAAGTACAACCTGATTTGATTATTATGGAAAAAGAAGAAAATACAAAAGAGATGGTTGAAACGCTTGCCGAGTTCTATCCTGTATATGTAGCGGAAGTGCAAACCATTCCAGATGCCTATCGAATGATTACAGATATGGGAGCATTGACAGATCGCGAGCAACAGTCGGAATCGCTCGTTTCTGAAATCAAACAAGCATTTTCAGAACTTCCTACTCTCCCTGCTGCGCGAGTTGCCTACGTTATTTGGCGAAAGCCCTATATGGTTGCGGGTAAGGATACCTACATCAATTCGTTGTTGCAAAAACTTGGCTTCATCACGCCCTTTGCTGAATCAGCTGACCGCTATCCAGTAGTAACGGAAGAACAATTTAAAGAAGCAAATCTCGATTTAGTATTGCTGTCATCTGAACCTTATCCATTTAAAGAAAAACAGCAAGTGCAGTTCCAAGAAATGCTACCCGATTCAGCGATTCAGCTAATTGACGGCGAAATGTTCTGGTATGGCGTTCGGATGCTTGAAGGCGCCAAGTATTTTAAAGACTTTTCATTCGACGTGTGA
- a CDS encoding YlbF family regulator, producing the protein MSVNIYDDMNKLESTLRKTDEYVAVKTAMAEVKSDEQARALFESFREIQMNLQQKQMAGEEIEGDELEHAQKTAQLAQENPKILAMLTAEMKLSELIEEVNRVVLKPIQDLYEGFN; encoded by the coding sequence ATGTCAGTAAATATTTATGATGATATGAACAAATTGGAATCTACTTTGCGCAAGACAGATGAGTATGTAGCGGTGAAAACAGCGATGGCAGAAGTGAAAAGTGACGAGCAAGCACGTGCATTGTTCGAAAGCTTCCGTGAAATCCAAATGAATTTGCAACAGAAGCAAATGGCAGGCGAAGAGATTGAAGGAGATGAGCTTGAGCATGCACAGAAAACAGCACAACTCGCTCAGGAAAATCCGAAAATCTTGGCGATGCTTACTGCTGAAATGAAACTAAGCGAATTGATTGAAGAAGTAAACCGTGTAGTATTGAAACCCATTCAAGATTTATACGAAGGATTTAATTAA
- a CDS encoding disulfide oxidoreductase, protein MNKKQENWLLAMWSVALIATLGSLYFSEIKGYVPCTMCWYQRIFMYPIVLIGLLALIQKNVTIAWTTASLSFIGGCISLYHYGIQKLTFLQDSAPVCGGVSCTGAYINYLGFITIPFLALVAFAFIFIASLVLLKQTKE, encoded by the coding sequence ATGAATAAAAAACAGGAAAACTGGCTTCTCGCTATGTGGTCCGTTGCACTTATCGCGACACTCGGTTCTTTATATTTTTCTGAAATTAAAGGCTATGTCCCCTGTACAATGTGCTGGTATCAACGGATATTCATGTATCCGATTGTATTGATTGGCCTACTCGCGCTCATACAAAAAAACGTGACGATTGCGTGGACTACTGCCTCACTTTCATTTATTGGAGGTTGTATTTCTCTTTATCACTACGGTATTCAAAAACTAACGTTCTTACAAGATAGTGCACCCGTATGTGGTGGTGTTTCATGTACAGGCGCATACATCAATTATTTGGGTTTCATTACAATTCCTTTCCTAGCACTAGTAGCATTCGCTTTTATTTTCATCGCAAGTCTTGTACTCTTAAAACAAACGAAGGAGTGA
- a CDS encoding coproporphyrinogen III oxidase: MQQLLVKEQFPQDWIRMFTHLANLFFEQSKIVIDHAEDTAITLQFNEDYGETPNITADIQWNGKHFTSRFMEEIKETEERQQLRQRKRMYSHVLLDVLEQATGMDQEWGILTGIRPTKLYHMYRQDGHTVDEAKQLLQQRHRVSVRKSELIAEIADVQLNALPDLYSLKEEVSIYIGIPFCPTKCAYCTFPAYAIHRKSGRVETFLDGLHEEMRAMGKWLKEHDIRITTIYFGGGTPTSIEAEEMDALYQTMMDSFPYMEHVREVTVEAGRPDTITVPKLEVLKKWGIDRISVNPQSYTDETLKAIGRHHTVQETIDKYWLSREQGMRNINMDLIIGLPNEGLEEFEHSLAETEKMQPESLTIHTLSFKRASEMTRNKDKYQVADRETVGKMMTRGEEWSRANGYIPYYLYRQKNILGNLENVGYSKPGEESLYNILIMEEAQTIIGMGCGASSKFMEPATGKLTQFHNPKEPGAYILGFEEAIDKKIAYLEELFPATHPLK; encoded by the coding sequence ATGCAGCAATTACTAGTAAAAGAACAATTCCCCCAAGATTGGATTCGAATGTTTACGCACTTAGCCAATTTATTTTTTGAACAGTCTAAAATTGTTATAGATCATGCAGAAGATACAGCAATTACTCTTCAGTTTAATGAGGACTATGGAGAAACGCCTAACATCACCGCGGATATTCAGTGGAATGGTAAGCACTTCACATCTCGTTTTATGGAAGAGATAAAAGAAACGGAAGAACGTCAACAATTACGTCAGCGTAAAAGAATGTATTCCCACGTGTTGCTTGATGTATTGGAACAAGCAACAGGAATGGATCAAGAGTGGGGTATTTTAACAGGAATCCGTCCTACTAAGTTGTATCATATGTATCGCCAAGATGGTCACACCGTTGATGAAGCGAAGCAATTACTTCAGCAACGTCATCGTGTATCCGTACGAAAAAGTGAATTAATTGCAGAAATTGCAGACGTTCAGTTGAATGCGTTACCTGATTTGTATTCATTAAAAGAAGAAGTGAGTATTTATATCGGCATTCCGTTTTGTCCGACAAAATGTGCGTATTGTACGTTTCCTGCCTATGCCATTCATCGCAAAAGCGGGCGAGTGGAAACATTCCTCGATGGCTTGCATGAAGAAATGCGTGCAATGGGTAAATGGCTGAAAGAACATGATATTCGTATCACGACAATTTATTTCGGTGGAGGAACACCCACATCTATTGAAGCAGAAGAAATGGACGCGCTTTATCAAACGATGATGGACTCATTCCCTTATATGGAACATGTGCGTGAAGTGACAGTGGAAGCCGGACGTCCTGATACGATTACAGTACCTAAGCTTGAAGTATTAAAGAAGTGGGGGATCGATCGAATCAGTGTCAATCCGCAGTCCTATACGGATGAAACATTGAAAGCTATCGGTCGTCATCACACTGTACAGGAAACAATCGATAAGTATTGGTTGTCTCGAGAGCAAGGAATGCGCAATATCAATATGGACTTGATCATCGGTTTACCGAATGAAGGTCTGGAGGAATTTGAGCATTCGCTCGCTGAAACAGAAAAGATGCAACCTGAATCATTAACGATCCATACGTTGTCATTCAAGCGTGCTTCTGAAATGACACGCAATAAAGACAAGTATCAAGTGGCGGATCGTGAAACAGTAGGAAAAATGATGACGCGTGGTGAAGAATGGTCTCGCGCTAACGGCTACATACCGTATTATCTTTACCGTCAGAAAAACATTTTAGGGAATCTTGAGAATGTCGGGTACTCGAAACCTGGCGAAGAGAGTCTTTATAATATTTTGATCATGGAAGAAGCACAGACCATTATCGGTATGGGTTGCGGAGCATCGAGTAAGTTTATGGAACCGGCAACAGGCAAGTTGACGCAATTCCACAATCCGAAAGAACCTGGGGCTTATATTTTAGGATTTGAAGAAGCGATCGATAAGAAAATAGCGTATTTGGAAGAGTTATTCCCAGCTACGCACCCCCTCAAGTAA
- a CDS encoding ABC transporter ATP-binding protein: MTLELEQVTKQFGDFTAVDQLSLTVEEGTMYGFLGANGAGKTTTFRMILGLLTPTEGNITWNGRTISYETSPLIGYLPEERGLYPKMKVLDQLIFLGQLRGMKKSAAKSSALQWLDRFEVPQNTNKKVEELSKGNQQKIQVIAALLHDPKLLILDEPFSGLDPVNVEMLKKAIVDFRNNGATILFSSHRMDHVEELCEQLSIIHHGKQLVSGKLRDVKRSFSKQNVRIRSDFPLTELEGFEGVTTAHYSLEGAVFQVEDERVAHALLQAALQKGPIRHFEIEEPSLQDIFIAKVGKEHA; this comes from the coding sequence GTGACCTTAGAATTAGAACAAGTGACTAAACAGTTTGGAGATTTTACAGCTGTGGACCAGCTGTCATTGACAGTAGAAGAGGGGACAATGTACGGTTTCCTCGGAGCAAACGGTGCTGGGAAGACGACTACGTTCCGAATGATCCTCGGATTATTAACTCCGACAGAAGGAAATATTACTTGGAACGGACGCACCATATCCTATGAAACGAGCCCGCTCATCGGTTATTTGCCAGAAGAACGTGGCCTGTATCCAAAAATGAAAGTGCTAGATCAGTTAATCTTTCTCGGACAGTTGCGTGGAATGAAAAAGTCTGCTGCGAAAAGTTCGGCACTTCAGTGGTTGGATCGTTTTGAAGTACCGCAAAATACGAATAAAAAAGTAGAAGAGTTGTCTAAAGGTAATCAACAGAAAATACAAGTTATCGCAGCATTATTGCACGATCCTAAATTGCTGATCCTTGACGAACCGTTCTCAGGACTAGATCCAGTAAATGTCGAGATGTTGAAAAAAGCGATAGTGGATTTCCGCAATAACGGAGCAACGATTTTGTTCTCCAGCCACCGTATGGATCATGTGGAAGAGTTATGTGAGCAACTCAGTATTATTCATCATGGCAAACAACTAGTCAGTGGAAAGTTGCGTGACGTTAAGCGTTCGTTCAGCAAACAGAATGTCCGGATTCGTTCAGACTTCCCCCTCACTGAGCTAGAGGGCTTTGAAGGAGTTACGACTGCTCATTATTCTTTGGAAGGTGCAGTTTTTCAGGTAGAAGATGAACGAGTGGCACATGCGTTGTTACAAGCAGCATTGCAAAAAGGGCCAATACGCCATTTCGAAATAGAAGAACCATCTTTGCAAGATATATTCATTGCGAAAGTGGGGAAAGAGCATGCGTGA
- a CDS encoding hemolysin family protein, translating into MDIAIRLAAFAALIAVTAFFVACEFAIVKVRSSRLDQLIDEGNQRAVLSKKIADNLDEYLSACQLGITISALGLGMLGEPTVRMMLAPVFDTFTLDANVETILSFTIALAIVTYLHVVVGELAPKTIALHKAEELSLSLSVPLNVFYRLMYPIIKGMNGSARLVTRLLGFKSISELEVGHTEEELRIILSDSLRSGEINQSEYKYVNRIFEFDDRVAKEIMLPRTEMMTVDKEMTLSEVFELLGVEQFTRYPIIDGDKDHVIGLINMKHLLTAYIKDPTNGSKSVMHYMQPIIRVIETIPIGDLLLKIQRERIHMAILLDEYGGTSGLVTIEDILEEIVGEIRDEFDLDELPELQIVDTDHYILDAKMLIENVNHALGIEILEDDIDTIGGWFMDQRFEAIQGEKIIEQGYEFTVKEVDGNHILYLEAKKQPPDHATNEVTDASK; encoded by the coding sequence TTGGATATTGCCATACGCTTGGCAGCTTTTGCTGCCTTGATCGCAGTCACCGCTTTTTTTGTTGCGTGTGAATTTGCAATCGTGAAAGTCCGCTCATCACGTCTCGACCAACTGATCGACGAAGGTAATCAACGCGCGGTTCTCTCAAAAAAAATTGCCGATAATTTAGATGAATACTTATCTGCTTGTCAGCTCGGAATTACGATTTCGGCACTTGGCCTAGGTATGCTTGGGGAACCAACAGTACGTATGATGTTGGCTCCAGTTTTCGATACGTTTACTTTGGATGCTAATGTCGAAACTATTCTTTCCTTCACTATCGCTTTAGCGATTGTTACCTATTTGCATGTCGTGGTAGGAGAACTAGCTCCAAAGACCATCGCATTGCACAAGGCGGAAGAATTATCCCTATCCCTTTCCGTACCACTGAATGTATTTTACCGTCTCATGTACCCGATCATTAAAGGGATGAACGGATCGGCACGTCTTGTTACACGATTGCTAGGCTTCAAATCCATTTCCGAATTAGAAGTAGGACACACAGAAGAAGAGTTGCGCATCATCTTATCCGATAGCTTGCGTAGCGGTGAAATTAACCAGTCTGAATACAAATATGTAAATCGTATTTTTGAGTTTGATGATCGAGTCGCAAAGGAAATTATGCTGCCACGAACTGAAATGATGACAGTCGATAAAGAAATGACGTTATCCGAAGTATTTGAACTACTAGGAGTAGAACAGTTTACACGTTATCCAATTATCGATGGCGACAAAGATCATGTCATCGGATTGATCAACATGAAACATTTACTGACTGCGTATATTAAAGACCCGACGAACGGTAGTAAATCTGTTATGCACTATATGCAGCCGATTATTCGCGTTATTGAAACTATCCCAATTGGAGATTTACTCTTAAAAATCCAACGTGAACGGATTCATATGGCTATTTTATTAGATGAATATGGTGGAACTTCAGGACTCGTCACCATCGAGGATATCTTGGAAGAAATCGTTGGCGAAATCCGCGATGAATTCGACTTGGATGAACTACCTGAACTTCAAATAGTTGATACAGATCATTATATTCTAGACGCTAAAATGCTGATTGAAAACGTCAATCATGCATTAGGCATAGAAATTCTCGAAGATGACATTGATACGATCGGCGGTTGGTTCATGGATCAACGCTTTGAAGCTATACAAGGTGAGAAGATTATCGAACAAGGATATGAGTTTACTGTCAAAGAAGTAGACGGCAATCACATTCTTTACTTGGAAGCCAAAAAACAACCCCCCGATCATGCAACTAATGAAGTTACCGATGCGTCAAAATAA
- a CDS encoding enoyl-CoA hydratase, producing MLTKQIEVEVEGRLATVTFNQPEVMNAMDGVMMKDLADIVDQLKNNSSVHVVLFRGAGRAFSAGGNVKAMLDPNGPMKMEDVMVDLSRLALAMYSMPQITIASVHGAAAGLGCSIAIACDVVIAEESSKIAMNFIGIGLVPDGGGHFFLKERVGTARAKQLIWSGKVLDGKSAMQIGLVDEAVADGEAWNTAQQRAQVILHSPTASMIASKKILHAEGIAKLEQVLKLEGEAQLAMRLTTDHREGVQAFVGKRKPNFTGQ from the coding sequence ATTTTGACAAAACAGATTGAAGTAGAAGTTGAAGGAAGATTAGCAACCGTAACTTTTAACCAGCCTGAAGTAATGAACGCGATGGACGGAGTCATGATGAAGGATCTGGCAGATATTGTGGATCAACTAAAGAATAATTCATCCGTGCATGTTGTATTATTTAGAGGAGCTGGCCGCGCATTTTCTGCTGGCGGTAACGTTAAAGCTATGCTAGATCCAAATGGTCCGATGAAAATGGAAGATGTTATGGTCGACTTATCGAGATTGGCATTGGCAATGTACAGTATGCCTCAAATCACTATTGCATCCGTACATGGTGCGGCAGCGGGATTAGGATGCAGTATTGCCATTGCATGCGACGTCGTCATCGCGGAAGAATCAAGTAAAATCGCCATGAACTTTATTGGAATCGGACTTGTGCCAGATGGGGGAGGTCACTTCTTCTTGAAAGAACGCGTAGGTACTGCAAGAGCTAAACAACTCATCTGGTCGGGGAAAGTACTCGACGGAAAAAGTGCTATGCAAATTGGACTCGTCGATGAAGCGGTAGCGGACGGAGAAGCATGGAACACGGCACAACAACGTGCCCAAGTCATTTTACATTCGCCAACAGCTTCCATGATCGCATCAAAGAAAATTCTTCATGCAGAAGGTATTGCAAAGCTCGAGCAAGTATTGAAACTTGAAGGTGAAGCACAATTAGCTATGCGCTTAACAACTGACCATCGTGAAGGCGTTCAAGCATTCGTAGGGAAAAGAAAACCAAACTTCACAGGTCAATAA